One window from the genome of Kaistella carnis encodes:
- a CDS encoding Ig-like domain-containing protein produces the protein MKRFFFLLLLSIILASCARVGSPVGGTRDSIPPQVIGSNIDSPRVNVQRDIRELRITFDEYIALKDINKHLIISPPLRKITKILPSGMANKYLLIKWEDTLQENTTYNFNFGNAIVDNNEGNPLGYYNFAFSTGPKIDSLYISGELKSIFKDQEKTTEEGSLVVGLYQEKDSMDYRQKPYYITKADADGYFELNYLSPGNYRILAFEDSNSNSVYDMGKEKVGFMKDKIVLDNSISGLNINLYPSRKSVKYVEMKENPGGILMTFEGNPEKVDVLSLSDKLRDYKVTHKPKSDSVYIWFDATAQNVGVANNENLKFSFDNGVKKDSVSLFYRYNAKNEMVLNNSGGNLLPPGKDFVITSNYFVDKIQPEKWTLVSDSIQQDFRAEIDEKNPFEIHIKSNFKEGKKYSLTIPKETASSFYETTKISKRFDFEADKLENYGEFVLTLENAPTQKFWIQFITERGDIAYSRYVNESKIDFKSLKPGTYELRILVDENNNGVWDSADFADGVFAEPVYIFEKKIEIRPLWDIRETWKLPLNNLETDSATVTPFNKEEITKPLTSENKE, from the coding sequence ATGAAAAGATTCTTTTTTCTATTGCTCCTCAGCATCATCCTGGCCTCTTGCGCACGCGTTGGTTCACCTGTGGGTGGCACAAGGGACAGTATTCCGCCACAGGTCATTGGCAGCAATATCGACAGCCCAAGAGTTAATGTGCAGAGGGATATCAGAGAACTCAGAATTACTTTTGATGAATATATTGCATTAAAAGACATCAATAAACATCTCATTATTTCGCCACCTCTTCGCAAAATTACAAAAATACTTCCTTCCGGGATGGCTAATAAATATCTGCTCATCAAATGGGAAGATACATTACAGGAAAATACCACCTATAACTTTAATTTCGGTAATGCGATTGTAGATAATAACGAAGGAAACCCACTTGGGTATTACAACTTTGCATTTTCTACGGGACCAAAAATCGACAGTCTTTATATTAGTGGGGAACTCAAAAGCATCTTTAAAGATCAAGAAAAAACCACTGAAGAAGGAAGTTTAGTCGTCGGTCTGTACCAGGAAAAGGATTCGATGGATTACCGTCAAAAACCGTACTACATTACGAAAGCAGATGCCGATGGTTATTTTGAACTCAATTATTTGTCGCCTGGAAATTATCGAATTTTAGCATTTGAAGACAGCAATTCGAATTCTGTCTATGATATGGGGAAAGAGAAGGTTGGATTTATGAAAGATAAAATAGTTCTGGATAATAGTATCTCGGGTCTCAACATCAATCTTTATCCATCCAGAAAATCGGTGAAGTATGTTGAAATGAAGGAAAATCCAGGCGGAATTCTAATGACTTTCGAAGGAAATCCTGAGAAGGTTGACGTCCTTTCCTTAAGCGATAAACTGCGTGATTATAAAGTGACACACAAGCCAAAATCTGATTCTGTATATATTTGGTTTGATGCCACTGCACAAAATGTTGGCGTTGCAAACAATGAAAATCTAAAATTCAGTTTTGATAATGGCGTAAAAAAAGATTCGGTATCTCTTTTCTACCGCTATAATGCGAAAAATGAAATGGTGCTTAATAACAGCGGCGGAAATCTATTGCCGCCGGGTAAAGATTTTGTCATTACCTCTAATTATTTCGTTGATAAGATTCAGCCTGAAAAATGGACTTTGGTTTCCGATAGTATTCAACAGGATTTTAGGGCAGAAATTGATGAAAAAAATCCTTTTGAAATTCATATAAAATCCAACTTCAAAGAAGGAAAAAAATATTCATTGACCATTCCGAAAGAAACCGCCTCTTCATTTTACGAGACGACTAAAATCTCAAAACGCTTTGATTTTGAAGCGGATAAATTAGAAAATTATGGCGAGTTTGTTTTAACTCTGGAAAATGCTCCAACACAAAAATTTTGGATCCAGTTCATTACAGAGCGTGGAGATATCGCATATTCCAGATATGTTAATGAATCGAAAATAGATTTTAAATCGCTGAAACCAGGAACTTACGAGCTGCGTATTTTAGTCGATGAAAACAATAATGGAGTTTGGGACTCTGCGGATTTTGCCGACGGTGTTTTCGCTGAGCCTGTTTATATCTTCGAGAAGAAAATTGAAATACGACCACTTTGGGACATCCGCGAAACCTGGAAGCTGCCTCTAAATAATTTGGAAACTGATTCTGCCACGGTCACTCCTTTTAATAAGGAAGAGATCACAAAACCTTTAACCTCGGAAAATAAGGAATGA
- a CDS encoding serine hydrolase domain-containing protein: MKFSNSLFLLLFSAFILFSCKKENAKEEKINTSLPNYGNIDLDNIFHRKDRQLQNKDSIVSVIDSYYKNVWENGDLWGGFLVAKGDKILYENYRGFAQADKQEPINDTVALHVASISKTLTAMATLKLVESGKITLDDPLTKYFPKFPYPKVTVFTLLSQRSGLPKYEHFIEKIQPQPAELSKKYLTNQDILNMLIQYQPDLARETNTGFMYCNTNYAMLALLIEKVTKTPFPEAMKQMVFQPLKMKHTYIFKEKDTATAAKSFYQRGPRVYPYDRLDLIYGDKNVYTTPRDLLNFSKALFAKNFLRHDLQAMIYEPYSNEKPGVNNYGLGFRMKIFNENDKLTYHNGWWHGTNSVFGHLLKSQVTIIAIGNKYSSRVYTALALSGLFENFPYEREKIQKSMGETDTLKQNQPNDSYSE, translated from the coding sequence ATGAAATTTTCAAATTCCTTATTCCTTCTTCTCTTTTCTGCGTTTATTTTATTCTCCTGTAAAAAAGAGAATGCAAAAGAAGAAAAAATTAACACCTCTTTACCCAATTACGGAAACATTGATTTGGACAATATTTTCCACAGGAAAGACAGGCAGTTACAAAATAAGGATTCCATTGTTTCAGTGATCGACAGTTACTATAAAAATGTCTGGGAAAATGGCGATTTATGGGGTGGTTTTCTCGTGGCGAAAGGCGATAAAATTTTATACGAAAATTACCGTGGTTTTGCTCAAGCAGACAAACAGGAACCGATCAATGACACTGTTGCACTTCATGTTGCCTCAATTTCTAAAACGCTCACCGCGATGGCAACTTTAAAACTGGTAGAATCAGGAAAAATTACACTGGACGATCCACTCACAAAATATTTCCCTAAATTTCCCTATCCGAAGGTTACCGTATTTACATTACTTAGCCAAAGAAGTGGCTTGCCCAAATATGAACATTTCATAGAAAAGATACAGCCTCAACCGGCAGAACTTTCAAAAAAATATCTTACCAATCAGGATATTCTAAATATGTTGATTCAATATCAACCGGATCTTGCGCGCGAAACCAATACAGGTTTTATGTATTGCAATACCAATTACGCCATGTTAGCTTTACTGATAGAAAAGGTAACTAAAACTCCCTTCCCGGAGGCGATGAAGCAAATGGTTTTTCAACCCTTAAAAATGAAACACACCTACATCTTTAAGGAAAAAGATACGGCAACAGCAGCCAAATCATTCTATCAGCGCGGTCCCAGAGTTTATCCTTACGACCGGCTGGATTTGATCTATGGTGACAAAAATGTGTACACCACTCCAAGAGATTTATTAAACTTTTCAAAAGCCCTATTTGCTAAGAATTTCTTACGTCATGATTTGCAGGCGATGATTTATGAGCCCTACAGCAATGAAAAACCTGGAGTAAACAATTATGGACTCGGCTTCAGGATGAAGATTTTTAACGAAAATGATAAACTGACTTATCATAATGGTTGGTGGCATGGAACCAATTCTGTTTTCGGACATTTATTAAAATCACAGGTCACGATTATTGCAATCGGCAATAAATATTCGAGTCGCGTATATACCGCACTGGCACTTTCCGGACTTTTTGAAAATTTCCCGTATGAAAGGGAGAAAATTCAGAAAAGCATGGGCGAAACAGATACGCTGAAACAGAACCAACCGAATGACAGTTACAGTGAATAA
- a CDS encoding 2-hydroxyacid dehydrogenase, with the protein MKILLLDKNHPLITEQLTAKAFSLVEDFTSSYDEVLAKIEGYDGIIIRSRIPVDQKFIEHAKNLKFIARVGAGMENIDVAFAQKSGIELISSPEGNRDAVAEQVLGMLLILMNRLFISSQEVKNGIWKREENRGEELLGKTVGLIGYGNMGKAVAKRLSGFGCKVIFHDILPNIADENATQVTLEILKKEADILSLHLPITDETHYLVNKKFISEMAKNFYFVNTARGKNVNTKDLVQAIKNGKVKGAALDVLEYEKSSFEKLDGENEDLQYLLNSEKVIVTPHIAGWTIESKEKLAQVIVDKILRKFPQS; encoded by the coding sequence ATGAAAATCTTACTTCTCGATAAAAATCATCCTTTAATTACGGAACAACTTACAGCCAAAGCTTTTTCGTTGGTTGAAGATTTTACTTCATCTTATGATGAGGTTTTGGCCAAAATTGAAGGCTATGACGGCATTATTATCAGAAGTAGAATTCCGGTTGATCAGAAATTCATCGAACATGCAAAAAATTTAAAATTCATCGCTCGTGTTGGTGCCGGCATGGAAAACATTGATGTAGCGTTCGCACAAAAATCCGGAATTGAGCTTATCAGTTCTCCCGAAGGAAATCGTGATGCAGTGGCCGAACAGGTTCTAGGTATGCTTCTTATATTAATGAACCGATTATTTATTTCATCCCAGGAAGTAAAGAACGGAATCTGGAAACGCGAAGAAAATCGTGGCGAAGAACTGCTTGGCAAAACCGTGGGTCTCATTGGGTACGGAAATATGGGAAAAGCAGTTGCAAAGAGGCTTTCAGGTTTTGGTTGCAAAGTTATTTTTCACGATATATTACCCAATATTGCAGATGAAAACGCCACGCAGGTAACTTTAGAAATTTTAAAGAAAGAAGCGGATATTTTAAGTTTACATCTTCCGATTACGGACGAAACCCATTATCTGGTGAATAAAAAATTCATCTCAGAAATGGCGAAAAACTTTTACTTTGTAAATACGGCCCGAGGGAAAAATGTCAACACGAAAGATTTAGTTCAGGCGATTAAAAATGGGAAAGTCAAAGGTGCCGCTTTGGATGTTTTGGAATACGAGAAATCCTCTTTTGAAAAACTGGATGGCGAAAATGAAGATTTACAATATCTTCTGAATTCTGAAAAAGTAATCGTTACACCACATATTGCCGGTTGGACCATAGAAAGTAAGGAGAAATTGGCGCAGGTGATTGTGGATAAAATTCTGAGGAAATTTCCTCAATCTTAA
- a CDS encoding GxxExxY protein, with amino-acid sequence MDINISENEISRIVYEAGYMVHKALGPGLLESAYEECLFYEISQNGLFVEKQKPMPLTYRNVKLDVGYRLDILVERKFVVEIKSVEELHDVHLAQILTYLRLSNCKLGMLINFNTSQFKHGVKRVINGQL; translated from the coding sequence ATGGATATCAATATTTCTGAAAATGAAATTTCTAGAATCGTTTATGAAGCCGGATATATGGTTCATAAGGCGCTTGGTCCTGGTTTATTGGAAAGTGCTTATGAAGAATGTTTATTCTATGAAATCAGTCAAAATGGTTTATTTGTAGAAAAACAAAAACCAATGCCGCTCACTTATAGAAATGTAAAACTAGATGTTGGTTATCGATTAGATATTTTAGTGGAAAGAAAGTTTGTGGTTGAGATTAAATCTGTAGAAGAATTACATGATGTTCATTTGGCCCAAATTCTAACTTATCTTCGTTTAAGCAATTGCAAACTTGGAATGCTGATTAATTTTAATACTTCACAATTTAAGCACGGTGTAAAACGTGTAATCAATGGGCAGCTATAA
- a CDS encoding acyl-CoA thioesterase, whose protein sequence is MEKTKKAAESLTIMTNIVLPNETNSLRNLFGGELLAKMDRCASISAARHCERRVVTASVNHVSFDHPIPEGGIVVLESKVSRAFSTSMEIYVDVWLDDPINQKKIHTNSGIYTFVAVDEYNRPIPIPKMVPETEEEISRFDAALRRKELSLILSGRMNAADSVELKRLFGS, encoded by the coding sequence ATGGAAAAAACCAAGAAAGCAGCAGAATCGCTAACCATTATGACCAACATCGTTTTGCCTAATGAAACGAATTCTTTAAGAAATCTTTTCGGTGGTGAACTTTTGGCAAAAATGGACCGATGCGCTTCAATATCCGCAGCAAGACATTGCGAAAGACGCGTGGTTACCGCATCTGTAAATCATGTTTCATTTGATCATCCCATTCCGGAAGGCGGAATTGTGGTTTTAGAATCGAAGGTTTCGCGTGCATTTTCCACGTCAATGGAAATTTATGTGGATGTTTGGTTGGATGATCCCATTAATCAAAAAAAGATTCACACCAATTCCGGAATTTACACTTTTGTGGCGGTTGATGAATATAACAGACCTATACCAATTCCAAAAATGGTTCCTGAAACAGAAGAAGAAATCTCGAGGTTTGATGCCGCTTTGCGGAGAAAAGAACTTTCATTGATTCTTTCCGGACGAATGAATGCGGCGGATTCTGTGGAACTTAAAAGACTTTTCGGAAGTTAA
- a CDS encoding TonB-dependent receptor yields the protein MKGFIFFGLIASPFYFAQNTVQDSLKTKEIESINFLKRLPVTKEIINVEKDLGQKNLGQDLPILLKNQMSVISTSDAGNGVGYTGFRIRGVGGTAINVMLNGVPYNDSESQGTFFVNVGDLTSSASQIIIQRGVGTSSNGVSAFGASVNVITKSPANEFYLKTDDSYGSFNTYKYSAEAGSGKFWNNRLSVMGRYTKIHSDGYIDRAFSDLNSYNFSALFEENKTKIRLLAFGGKEKTYQAWNGISKEKYEKDPRTNGSGKYKDLATGEKKFYDNETDNYKQNHYQLLWEQNLNPNWNLETTFHYTDGKGYYENYKQVDENDQWAAKFADYNLQIPVVNGLPLAKSDFIRKKWLDNDFYGAVSTLYGKFNNIDVNFGVVGNQYYGRHFGNVTGVQLTNVKEHEYYRNRSIKNELSGFAKAIVKLNEFELYGDLQLRNINYDTKIIQQGDSEGVNLERNWLFFNPKAGVNYKINSGKLFFSYAHAHREPNRDDLFASPGVKAEKLHDFEAGLEKSFGVVSFTTNLYYMKYSDQLVLSGEINSIGSAIRTNANGYRMGVEVGALAKLSDQWNISGNFTLSKNENIDFKNKTTTGFENLGNTPISFSPNIIGNILLNYSPASNFSLGLQNQYVGSQYLDNTNNKELQLEDYFLADFNAKYTLNLKRTEIDFKFLLNNIFNKKYVNNGFVYDQTPYYFSQAGTNFMFGMSFKFK from the coding sequence ATGAAAGGATTTATTTTTTTCGGACTTATCGCAAGTCCATTCTACTTCGCACAAAACACCGTGCAAGATTCCCTCAAGACGAAGGAAATTGAAAGCATCAACTTTCTCAAAAGACTGCCCGTCACCAAAGAAATCATTAATGTCGAAAAAGATTTAGGTCAAAAAAACCTTGGTCAGGATTTACCGATTTTATTAAAAAATCAAATGTCTGTGATTTCGACTTCTGATGCTGGAAATGGTGTTGGCTATACTGGATTTAGAATTCGCGGAGTTGGTGGAACAGCAATTAATGTAATGCTGAACGGTGTTCCTTACAATGATTCAGAATCTCAAGGAACTTTCTTTGTAAATGTGGGTGACTTAACAAGTTCTGCTTCTCAGATCATTATTCAGCGCGGGGTTGGTACTTCATCAAACGGAGTTTCTGCTTTCGGAGCAAGTGTAAATGTGATTACCAAAAGCCCAGCGAACGAATTCTATTTGAAAACAGATGATTCTTATGGATCTTTCAATACCTATAAATATTCTGCAGAAGCAGGTAGCGGGAAATTCTGGAACAACCGCCTTTCTGTGATGGGAAGATATACCAAAATTCATTCTGATGGTTATATTGACCGGGCATTTTCGGATCTGAATTCCTATAATTTTTCGGCGCTTTTTGAAGAGAATAAAACAAAAATTAGATTGCTGGCTTTTGGTGGTAAGGAAAAAACCTACCAAGCTTGGAACGGCATTAGCAAAGAGAAATATGAAAAGGACCCTCGAACTAATGGATCCGGCAAATATAAAGATCTTGCCACTGGTGAAAAGAAATTTTATGATAATGAAACTGATAATTACAAACAAAATCATTACCAATTATTGTGGGAACAAAACCTTAATCCGAATTGGAACTTAGAAACTACTTTTCATTACACCGATGGAAAAGGGTATTATGAAAATTACAAACAAGTCGATGAAAATGATCAATGGGCGGCTAAATTCGCCGATTACAATCTACAAATACCAGTAGTAAATGGCCTTCCCCTAGCAAAGTCTGATTTTATAAGAAAAAAATGGTTAGACAATGATTTCTACGGAGCAGTTTCTACTCTTTACGGTAAATTTAATAATATCGATGTAAATTTTGGAGTTGTTGGAAACCAATATTATGGCAGACATTTCGGCAATGTAACTGGCGTACAACTTACCAATGTGAAAGAACACGAATACTATCGGAACCGATCTATAAAAAACGAATTGTCAGGTTTTGCAAAAGCAATCGTGAAATTAAATGAATTTGAATTATATGGGGATCTGCAACTTAGAAACATTAATTACGACACGAAAATAATTCAGCAAGGAGATAGTGAAGGTGTAAACTTAGAACGAAATTGGCTATTCTTTAATCCAAAAGCTGGTGTTAATTATAAAATAAATTCAGGCAAACTATTTTTCTCTTACGCACACGCTCATCGTGAACCCAATAGAGATGACCTTTTCGCCAGCCCTGGGGTCAAGGCAGAAAAACTTCACGATTTTGAAGCTGGGTTGGAAAAATCTTTTGGTGTAGTCTCTTTTACCACCAATTTGTATTACATGAAATACAGCGATCAGTTGGTTTTATCCGGTGAAATTAACAGTATAGGTTCTGCCATCAGAACTAATGCGAATGGATACCGCATGGGTGTTGAAGTAGGAGCACTTGCAAAGCTTTCTGATCAATGGAACATTTCGGGGAATTTTACGCTTAGTAAGAATGAAAACATTGATTTTAAAAACAAGACAACAACCGGATTCGAGAATCTTGGAAATACTCCAATTTCATTTTCACCAAATATTATCGGTAATATTTTATTAAATTATTCACCAGCATCTAATTTTAGTTTAGGACTTCAAAATCAATACGTTGGAAGCCAATATTTAGACAACACGAATAATAAAGAATTACAACTCGAAGATTATTTCCTAGCCGATTTTAATGCGAAATATACTTTAAATCTAAAAAGAACGGAAATCGATTTTAAATTTTTACTGAACAATATTTTCAATAAAAAGTATGTCAATAACGGTTTTGTCTACGATCAAACGCCCTATTATTTTTCTCAGGCGGGCACCAACTTTATGTTTGGAATGAGCTTCAAATTTAAATAG
- a CDS encoding WG repeat-containing protein: MKNILTLSFLTFMTFFSAQNNTLTHTAARTAVSAEMIADVKKVNDSIPNHIPFNKDGKFGYINQEGKTVIQPIYNNVGFFTEDCNLLNSKNTKVRKFGTSEYASVRLGDRDFRINKQGKRVYYFKNEDLGKCPSEFKAQLFHAYIMNHAYGIIEDSKFENPGDYRQFTIYPQYEYLHILEGDDLKNPMIIAAKGNKFGIIDVNNNIIIPFEYSDIKRNFSWKLARLFEVTKDGKNYYYIDLNNKAY; encoded by the coding sequence ATGAAAAATATTTTGACTTTATCCTTCCTAACTTTTATGACTTTCTTTTCGGCTCAGAATAATACGCTTACTCATACAGCAGCGAGAACGGCGGTTTCAGCAGAAATGATTGCAGATGTCAAGAAAGTAAATGACTCTATTCCGAACCACATTCCCTTTAATAAAGATGGAAAATTTGGCTATATAAATCAAGAGGGAAAAACCGTTATACAACCCATTTATAACAATGTTGGATTTTTCACGGAGGATTGTAATCTTTTAAATTCTAAAAATACCAAAGTGAGAAAGTTTGGAACTTCAGAATATGCCTCAGTGCGTTTGGGAGACCGAGATTTTCGAATCAACAAGCAAGGAAAACGCGTCTATTATTTTAAAAATGAAGATCTGGGAAAATGTCCTTCTGAGTTCAAAGCCCAACTATTTCATGCTTATATCATGAATCATGCATACGGTATCATAGAAGATTCAAAGTTTGAAAACCCCGGCGATTACCGACAATTCACCATTTATCCGCAATACGAATATCTTCATATTTTAGAAGGAGACGATTTGAAAAATCCAATGATTATTGCCGCAAAAGGAAATAAATTTGGAATTATAGATGTAAATAATAATATTATAATCCCTTTTGAATACAGTGACATTAAAAGAAATTTCAGCTGGAAACTGGCTCGTCTTTTTGAAGTCACAAAAGATGGCAAAAATTATTATTACATTGACCTCAATAATAAGGCATACTAA